A section of the Streptomyces sp. NBC_00178 genome encodes:
- a CDS encoding DUF3152 domain-containing protein — MQSNDTHHIRAAAAPRRRDLPAAPRRPARRRPSPRVRRRRRCAAALLLALVAGAACLMAEPPWRGGGPAVAAGSGDAPPTPAAADRPAPVRIAPDSSPSASPPTAAEVPRSGPGTFTVARAGVTAKGSGSRYRVEVEEGSGVDPDEAAAAVAEILADPRGWNKGGTHAFRQVADGSAGLVIRIGTPATTDRLCGRYGLRTGGELNCRGAKDVMVNLRRWQLGSPEFDGPPAEYRALIINHEVGHWLGHGHETCPGPGRPAPAMMQQIKGLKGCVSNAWPYDGKGRYLGGPAAR; from the coding sequence ATGCAGAGCAACGACACCCACCACATACGCGCCGCTGCCGCGCCCCGCCGCCGGGACTTACCCGCGGCGCCCCGCCGCCCCGCACGCCGCCGGCCGAGCCCGCGCGTCCGCAGACGCCGGAGATGCGCGGCCGCGCTGCTCCTCGCACTCGTGGCCGGCGCGGCCTGCCTCATGGCGGAACCGCCCTGGCGGGGCGGCGGCCCGGCCGTCGCCGCCGGCTCCGGGGATGCCCCTCCCACCCCCGCCGCGGCGGACCGCCCGGCCCCCGTGCGGATCGCCCCGGACTCCTCGCCGTCCGCCTCCCCGCCGACCGCCGCGGAGGTGCCGAGGTCGGGTCCGGGCACCTTCACCGTGGCCCGGGCGGGCGTCACGGCGAAGGGTTCGGGGAGCCGCTACCGCGTCGAGGTGGAGGAGGGCAGCGGGGTCGATCCCGACGAGGCGGCCGCCGCCGTCGCGGAGATACTCGCCGACCCGCGCGGCTGGAACAAGGGCGGCACCCACGCGTTCCGCCAGGTCGCCGACGGTTCGGCCGGGCTGGTGATCCGCATCGGCACCCCCGCGACGACGGACCGCCTGTGCGGCCGCTACGGGCTGCGCACCGGCGGCGAGCTGAACTGCCGGGGCGCCAAGGACGTGATGGTGAACCTGCGCCGGTGGCAGCTGGGTTCGCCCGAGTTCGACGGGCCGCCGGCCGAGTACCGCGCCCTGATCATCAACCACGAGGTCGGCCACTGGCTGGGCCACGGCCACGAGACCTGCCCCGGTCCGGGGAGACCGGCGCCCGCCATGATGCAGCAGATCAAGGGCCTGAAGGGCTGTGTGTCCAACGCCTGGCCCTACGACGGAAAGGGACGCTACCTGGGCGGGCCCGCGGCGCGGTGA
- a CDS encoding demethylmenaquinone methyltransferase yields the protein MTRASLDKQPHEVASMFDDVAANYDLTNDVLSLGQARLWRKEVARAVDARPAQKILDLAAGTATSSQPFARAGAYVVPCDFSLGMLRVGKRRHPWMPFTAGDGMRLPFKDETFDAVTISFGLRNIQDTAAALGELYRVTRRGGRVVICEFSQPTWAPFRTVYTEYLMRALPPVARAVSSNPDAYVYLAESIRAWPDQAGLAALLQKAGWSDVAWRNLTGGVVALHRGVRD from the coding sequence GTGACCCGAGCATCCCTGGACAAGCAGCCGCACGAAGTCGCCTCGATGTTCGACGACGTGGCGGCGAACTACGACCTCACCAACGACGTGCTGTCGCTCGGACAGGCGCGGCTCTGGCGCAAGGAGGTCGCCCGGGCCGTCGATGCCCGCCCGGCCCAGAAGATCCTCGACCTGGCGGCCGGGACGGCCACCTCCTCGCAGCCCTTCGCGCGGGCCGGCGCCTACGTGGTGCCGTGCGACTTCTCGCTCGGCATGCTCCGGGTGGGCAAGCGGCGCCACCCGTGGATGCCGTTCACCGCGGGCGACGGCATGCGGCTCCCCTTCAAGGACGAGACCTTCGACGCGGTCACCATCTCCTTCGGCCTGCGCAACATCCAGGACACCGCGGCGGCGCTCGGCGAGCTGTACCGCGTGACCAGGCGCGGCGGCCGGGTGGTGATCTGCGAGTTCTCGCAGCCGACCTGGGCGCCCTTCCGGACCGTCTACACCGAGTACCTGATGCGCGCGCTGCCGCCGGTCGCCCGCGCCGTGTCGTCGAACCCCGACGCCTACGTCTACCTCGCCGAGTCGATCCGTGCCTGGCCCGACCAGGCCGGCCTCGCCGCACTGCTGCAGAAGGCCGGCTGGTCGGACGTCGCCTGGCGCAACCTCACCGGCGGCGTGGTGGCGCTGCACCGGGGTGTGCGCGACTGA
- a CDS encoding GNAT family N-acetyltransferase, with protein sequence MPHATDPTPSVHLRVPTDEDAHAWYRVFDDREVMEYLGGNRAEYSAYEELTARQRRHDAELGHCLWTVLDDAGTVLGFTGAQPWPHRSFGPVGEVEIGWRLGRAAWGRGYATAAARTALERLRALGVPEVVAVVDPRNTRSAAVAERLGMRRAETYTKPVTEQEVCCFRLEL encoded by the coding sequence ATGCCTCACGCGACCGACCCGACTCCGTCCGTACACCTGCGTGTCCCCACCGACGAGGACGCCCACGCCTGGTACCGCGTGTTCGACGACCGCGAGGTGATGGAGTACCTCGGCGGAAACCGGGCGGAGTACTCCGCGTACGAGGAGTTGACCGCCCGCCAGCGCAGGCACGACGCCGAACTCGGCCACTGCCTGTGGACGGTGCTGGACGACGCGGGGACGGTGCTCGGTTTCACCGGCGCCCAGCCGTGGCCGCACCGGTCGTTCGGCCCGGTGGGCGAGGTGGAGATCGGCTGGCGGCTGGGCCGCGCCGCGTGGGGCCGTGGTTACGCGACCGCCGCCGCGCGGACCGCGCTGGAGCGGTTGAGGGCGCTGGGGGTGCCGGAGGTCGTCGCGGTGGTCGACCCGCGGAACACCCGCTCGGCGGCGGTGGCCGAACGCCTCGGCATGCGGCGGGCCGAGACGTACACCAAGCCGGTGACGGAGCAGGAGGTGTGCTGCTTCCGGCTGGAGCTCTGA
- a CDS encoding geranylgeranyl reductase family protein: MTEPLSEHSADVIVVGAGPAGSTTAYYLAKAGLDVLLLEKTAFPREKVCGDGLTPRATKQLVSMGIDISEEAGWLRNKGLRIIGGGVRLQLDWPDLASYPDYGLVRKRDDFDEQLARQAQKAGARLHERCNVGEPIRDERTGRITGVHAKLGEEKTPVTFHAPLVVAADGNSTRLSLNMGLHRREDRPMGVAVRTYFTSPRHDDDYLESWLELWDRRGTEDRLLPGYGWIFGMGDGTSNVGLGILNSSSAFRELDWREVLKAWCASMPEDWGYTPENMTTPIRGAALPMAFNRQPHYTKGLLLVGDAGGLVNPFNGEGIAYAMESGQLAADVIVQAHARATPAQRELALQHYPKVLKDTYGGYYTLGRAFVKMIGNPKVMKIATQRGLTHPVLMKFTLKMLANLTDPTGGDAMDRIINGLSKVAPKA, translated from the coding sequence GTGACCGAGCCCCTCTCCGAACACAGCGCGGACGTGATCGTCGTCGGAGCGGGCCCAGCCGGCTCCACGACCGCGTACTACCTCGCCAAGGCCGGCCTCGACGTCCTCCTCCTGGAGAAGACGGCCTTCCCGCGTGAGAAGGTCTGCGGCGACGGTCTCACCCCGCGCGCCACCAAGCAGCTCGTCTCCATGGGCATCGACATCTCCGAAGAGGCCGGCTGGCTGCGCAACAAGGGACTGCGCATCATCGGCGGCGGTGTCCGGCTCCAGCTCGACTGGCCGGACCTCGCCTCGTATCCGGACTACGGTCTCGTGCGCAAGCGCGACGACTTCGACGAGCAGCTGGCCCGGCAGGCGCAGAAGGCGGGAGCCCGGCTCCACGAGCGCTGCAACGTCGGGGAACCGATCAGGGACGAGCGCACCGGCCGCATCACCGGCGTCCACGCCAAGCTCGGCGAGGAGAAGACCCCGGTCACCTTCCACGCGCCGCTCGTCGTCGCCGCCGACGGCAACTCCACCCGGCTCTCCCTCAACATGGGACTGCACCGCCGCGAGGACCGCCCGATGGGCGTCGCGGTCCGCACCTACTTCACCTCGCCCCGCCACGACGACGACTACCTGGAGTCCTGGCTGGAGCTGTGGGACCGCCGTGGCACCGAGGACCGCCTGCTGCCCGGCTACGGCTGGATCTTCGGCATGGGCGACGGCACGTCCAACGTCGGCCTCGGCATCCTGAACTCGTCGTCGGCCTTCCGGGAGCTCGACTGGCGCGAGGTCCTCAAGGCCTGGTGCGCGTCCATGCCCGAGGACTGGGGCTACACCCCCGAGAACATGACGACGCCGATCCGCGGCGCCGCCCTGCCGATGGCCTTCAACCGCCAGCCGCACTACACCAAGGGCCTGCTGCTCGTCGGTGACGCGGGCGGTCTGGTCAACCCGTTCAACGGCGAGGGCATCGCGTACGCCATGGAGTCGGGCCAGCTCGCCGCGGACGTCATCGTCCAGGCGCACGCCCGCGCGACGCCGGCCCAGCGCGAGCTGGCGCTGCAGCACTACCCGAAGGTCCTGAAGGACACCTACGGCGGCTACTACACGCTCGGCCGCGCGTTCGTGAAGATGATCGGGAACCCGAAGGTCATGAAGATCGCGACCCAGCGCGGTCTGACCCACCCCGTACTGATGAAGTTCACGCTGAAGATGCTCGCCAACCTCACCGACCCCACGGGCGGCGACGCCATGGACCGCATCATCAACGGCCTCTCCAAGGTGGCCCCGAAGGCCTGA
- the mptB gene encoding polyprenol phosphomannose-dependent alpha 1,6 mannosyltransferase MptB, protein MRALGARSAGGCRRLGAAGAAAAALGGWAVGTLPAHDPWGLWVPRGPALTAAGYAAAYGGLTLLVVAWWLYGRTGASVRHTLVTLVWWAAPFVLAPPLYSADVYSYVSQGVMVMEGHDVYSVGPSVLDPGGPGGDAAASVGGHWTDTPAPYGPFFLILARGVAGATGGTVVPAVLGMRLIALASLVLIVWALRNLAREHGRDESAALWLGALNPLLLIHVVGGIHNDGLMTGLMLAGALLALRGRWVSGSALIGLAVMVKSPAAVALLFVGVVVGRAASGPIARRVAKGLLGPGLVAGAVAAGATVVCGTGFGWLGTQGVAGRIHTALSLSSDLGLGLGELLRLLAGVDPDPARSAVQQLGLLVALVLIGRLAWHAATGRTEPVRALGPALLVLVALSPMVQPWYLLWATAVLAATASRGRALDAVTVLSAALVYETQPSGSTPPYGFVLAALACAACVLHLRRERAAPTGGKVPGQRRPVDEAASSDVRHATR, encoded by the coding sequence ATGCGGGCATTGGGGGCACGGAGCGCCGGCGGCTGCCGTCGGCTGGGCGCGGCGGGGGCGGCGGCCGCCGCCCTGGGGGGCTGGGCCGTCGGCACACTGCCGGCCCACGACCCATGGGGACTGTGGGTGCCCCGGGGGCCCGCCCTGACGGCGGCGGGCTACGCGGCCGCGTACGGCGGACTGACACTGCTCGTCGTGGCCTGGTGGCTGTACGGGCGCACCGGGGCCTCCGTGCGCCACACCCTCGTCACCCTCGTGTGGTGGGCGGCGCCGTTCGTCCTCGCGCCGCCGCTCTACAGCGCGGACGTCTACAGCTACGTCTCGCAGGGCGTGATGGTCATGGAGGGCCACGACGTCTACAGCGTCGGGCCCTCGGTGCTGGACCCCGGCGGACCGGGCGGTGACGCCGCGGCGAGTGTCGGCGGGCACTGGACCGACACCCCGGCGCCGTACGGGCCGTTCTTCCTGATCCTCGCGCGGGGCGTCGCCGGGGCGACCGGCGGCACCGTCGTCCCGGCCGTGCTGGGTATGCGTCTGATCGCCCTGGCCTCCCTGGTGCTGATCGTGTGGGCGCTGCGCAACCTCGCCCGGGAGCACGGCCGCGACGAGAGCGCCGCCCTGTGGCTCGGAGCGCTGAACCCGCTGCTGCTGATCCACGTGGTCGGCGGGATCCACAACGACGGGCTGATGACCGGCCTCATGCTGGCGGGTGCGCTGCTGGCCCTGCGCGGGAGGTGGGTCAGCGGCTCGGCGCTCATCGGGCTCGCCGTGATGGTCAAGTCCCCGGCGGCGGTGGCGCTGCTGTTCGTCGGCGTCGTGGTGGGCAGGGCCGCGAGCGGACCCATCGCGCGGCGGGTGGCGAAGGGGCTGCTGGGACCGGGCCTGGTGGCCGGTGCGGTCGCCGCCGGCGCCACGGTCGTCTGCGGCACCGGTTTCGGCTGGCTCGGGACCCAGGGCGTCGCGGGGCGCATCCACACCGCGCTCTCGCTCAGCAGCGACCTGGGCCTCGGTCTGGGCGAACTCCTGCGGCTGCTGGCGGGGGTGGACCCGGACCCTGCCAGGTCCGCCGTGCAGCAGCTGGGACTGCTGGTGGCCCTGGTCCTCATCGGCCGCCTCGCGTGGCACGCCGCAACCGGCCGGACCGAACCCGTCCGCGCGCTGGGCCCCGCGCTGCTGGTGCTGGTCGCCCTCTCGCCGATGGTCCAGCCCTGGTACCTGCTGTGGGCCACGGCCGTGCTCGCCGCCACCGCGTCCCGGGGCCGGGCGCTGGACGCCGTGACGGTGCTGTCGGCCGCGCTGGTCTACGAGACACAGCCCTCGGGGTCGACGCCCCCGTACGGATTCGTGCTGGCCGCGCTCGCCTGCGCGGCGTGCGTGCTGCACCTGCGCCGCGAGCGCGCCGCCCCGACGGGCGGGAAGGTGCCGGGCCAGCGGCGGCCGGTGGACGAGGCGGCCTCCTCGGACGTCCGGCACGCGACACGATGA
- a CDS encoding C40 family peptidase: protein MSHTAHIPSHRKPRQRASKTALRAGVAGGVLSTIAVAGAAGPAQAEPVTQTIEMPTITAGLSTSVAASAQATQLVALDLETQAAEDAAATAAAKTATKAKAEAVRKAEAEKKAKAAAKAKAEAAERASRTAERTTLSASTGASASSSSSRVSSSATGSAASVVAFAQSQVGDAYVSGGTGPNSWDCSGLVQAAFRTVGVDLPRVSQDQSTAGTQVSLDNLQPGDILYWGGAGSAYHVGIYVGGGQFVGAQNSSTGVVQKSLDYDPPSGAVRVL from the coding sequence ATGTCCCACACCGCTCACATACCCAGCCACCGGAAGCCCCGCCAGCGCGCCTCGAAGACAGCGCTGCGGGCAGGAGTTGCCGGTGGCGTCCTCAGCACCATCGCGGTCGCGGGTGCCGCCGGTCCGGCCCAGGCCGAGCCGGTGACCCAGACCATCGAGATGCCCACCATCACGGCCGGGCTCTCCACCTCCGTCGCCGCGTCCGCGCAGGCGACCCAGCTGGTCGCCCTCGACCTGGAGACGCAGGCCGCCGAGGACGCCGCAGCGACCGCCGCCGCCAAGACGGCGACCAAGGCCAAGGCCGAGGCCGTCCGCAAGGCCGAGGCCGAGAAGAAGGCCAAGGCCGCCGCCAAGGCCAAGGCGGAGGCCGCCGAGCGCGCCTCCCGCACCGCCGAGCGCACCACGCTCAGCGCCTCCACGGGGGCGTCGGCGTCGTCCTCCTCCTCCCGTGTCTCCTCCAGCGCCACCGGGTCCGCCGCGTCCGTCGTCGCGTTCGCGCAGTCCCAGGTCGGCGACGCGTACGTCTCCGGCGGCACCGGCCCCAACTCGTGGGACTGCTCGGGTCTGGTCCAGGCCGCCTTCCGCACGGTGGGCGTCGACCTGCCGCGCGTCTCCCAGGACCAGTCCACGGCCGGTACCCAGGTCTCGCTCGACAACCTGCAGCCCGGCGACATCCTGTACTGGGGCGGCGCGGGCAGCGCCTACCACGTCGGGATCTACGTGGGCGGCGGCCAGTTCGTCGGCGCGCAGAACTCCAGCACGGGCGTCGTGCAGAAGTCCCTGGACTACGACCCGCCGTCGGGCGCCGTCCGCGTTCTCTGA
- a CDS encoding NADH-quinone oxidoreductase subunit A, producing the protein MNAYAPILVLGALGAGFAIFSVVMATLIGPKRYNRAKLEAYECGIEPTPTPAGGGRFPIKYYLTAMLFIVFDIEIVFLYPWAVSFDALGIFGLVEMLLFVLTVFVAYAYVWRRGGLEWD; encoded by the coding sequence GTGAATGCCTACGCGCCCATCCTCGTGCTCGGCGCCCTCGGGGCAGGGTTTGCGATCTTCTCCGTGGTCATGGCCACGCTTATCGGCCCCAAGCGGTACAACCGGGCAAAGCTCGAAGCGTACGAGTGCGGCATCGAACCCACCCCGACTCCGGCTGGAGGCGGCCGCTTCCCCATCAAGTACTACCTGACGGCGATGCTCTTCATCGTCTTCGACATCGAGATCGTCTTCCTCTATCCCTGGGCGGTCAGCTTCGACGCCCTGGGGATCTTCGGGCTCGTGGAGATGCTGCTCTTCGTGCTCACCGTCTTCGTCGCCTACGCGTATGTGTGGCGCCGGGGCGGCCTGGAATGGGACTGA
- a CDS encoding NuoB/complex I 20 kDa subunit family protein: MGLEEKLPSGFVLTTVEQAAGWVRKSSVFPATFGLACCAIEMMTTGAGRYDLARFGMEVFRGSPRQADLMIVAGRVSQKMAPVLRQVYDQMPSPKWVISMGVCASSGGMFNNYAIVQGVDHIVPVDIYLPGCPPRPEMLIDAILKLHQKIQGSKLGVNAEEAAREAEEAALKALPLIEMKGLLR; the protein is encoded by the coding sequence ATGGGACTCGAAGAGAAGCTGCCCAGCGGCTTCGTGCTGACCACTGTCGAACAGGCCGCGGGCTGGGTGCGGAAGTCATCCGTCTTCCCGGCCACCTTCGGCCTCGCCTGCTGCGCCATCGAGATGATGACGACCGGCGCGGGGCGCTACGACCTGGCCCGTTTCGGGATGGAGGTCTTCCGCGGATCACCGCGGCAGGCGGATCTGATGATCGTCGCCGGACGCGTCAGCCAGAAGATGGCGCCCGTCCTGCGGCAGGTCTACGACCAGATGCCGAGCCCCAAGTGGGTCATCTCCATGGGGGTTTGTGCGTCATCGGGCGGAATGTTCAACAACTACGCCATTGTTCAGGGTGTTGATCACATTGTTCCGGTCGACATCTATCTGCCGGGATGCCCGCCGCGTCCCGAGATGCTGATCGACGCCATCCTCAAGCTCCACCAGAAGATCCAGGGCTCCAAGCTCGGGGTCAACGCGGAGGAGGCCGCCCGCGAGGCGGAGGAAGCGGCGCTCAAGGCGCTCCCCCTGATCGAGATGAAGGGGCTGCTCCGGTGA
- a CDS encoding NADH-quinone oxidoreductase subunit C, translating to MSDEKNGAPLPTPRDDSGEVIGVRKGMFGANNGGDTSGYGGLVRSVTMPGATSRPYGGWFDEVADELEGALEEQDLLPSEAIGKTVVDRGELTFHIEREHLVRVARTLRDDPALRFELCTGVSGVHYLGDKGRELHAVYHLRSLTHGRLIRLEVSAPDSDPHIPSLVGVYPTNDWHERETYDFFGLIFDGHPALTRIMMPDDWQGFPQRKDYPLGGIAVEYKGAQIPAPDQRRSYS from the coding sequence GTGAGCGACGAGAAGAACGGCGCACCGCTGCCCACACCGCGCGACGACTCCGGTGAGGTCATCGGCGTACGCAAGGGCATGTTCGGCGCCAACAACGGAGGCGACACCTCCGGCTACGGCGGCCTCGTCCGGTCCGTGACCATGCCGGGGGCCACGTCACGGCCGTACGGCGGCTGGTTCGACGAGGTGGCCGACGAGCTGGAGGGCGCCCTGGAGGAGCAGGACCTGCTCCCCTCCGAGGCGATCGGGAAGACCGTCGTCGACCGGGGGGAACTCACCTTCCACATCGAGCGCGAGCACCTGGTCCGGGTCGCCCGCACCCTGCGCGACGACCCCGCCCTGCGCTTCGAGCTGTGTACGGGCGTCAGCGGCGTCCACTACCTCGGGGACAAGGGGCGCGAGCTGCACGCGGTGTACCACCTGCGGTCGCTCACCCACGGCCGGCTGATCCGCCTGGAGGTGTCCGCCCCGGACAGCGACCCGCACATCCCGTCGCTCGTCGGGGTCTACCCGACCAACGACTGGCACGAGCGCGAGACCTACGACTTCTTCGGGCTGATCTTCGACGGGCACCCCGCCCTGACCCGGATCATGATGCCGGACGACTGGCAGGGCTTCCCGCAGCGCAAGGACTACCCCCTCGGCGGCATCGCCGTCGAGTACAAGGGCGCCCAGATCCCGGCTCCGGACCAGCGGAGGTCGTACAGCTGA
- a CDS encoding NADH-quinone oxidoreductase subunit D — protein MSTPHSHATPGVSGTPLSDARATTEGTVYTVTGGDWDEVVESAAKSDDERIIVNMGPQHPSTHGVLRLILEIDGETVTEARCGIGYLHTGIEKNLEFRNWTQGTTFVTRMDYLTPFFNEAAYCLGVEKLLGIEDQIPDRATVLRVLLMELNRISSHLVCIATGGMELGATTIMIYGFRDRELVLDLFELITGLRMNHAFIRPGGLAQDLPMGAIDRLREFVKTMKKNLPEYDKLATGNPIFKARMQDVGYLDLTGCMALGATGPILRSAGLPHDLRKTDPYCGYETYDFDVPTADTCDSYGRFLIRLEEMRQSLRIVEQCLDRLEPGPVMVADKKIAWPAQLALGPDGLGNSLDHIKKIMGTSMEALIHHFKLVTEGFRVPAGQAYTAVESPKGELGVHVVSDGGTRPFRVHYRDPSFTNLQAMAAMCEGGQVADVIVAVASIDPVMGGVDR, from the coding sequence ATGAGCACTCCCCATTCCCACGCGACGCCCGGCGTGTCCGGGACGCCGCTCTCCGACGCCCGTGCCACGACCGAGGGGACTGTATATACAGTCACCGGCGGCGACTGGGACGAGGTCGTCGAGTCCGCGGCGAAGTCGGACGACGAACGCATCATCGTGAACATGGGTCCCCAGCACCCCTCCACGCACGGAGTGCTGCGGCTGATCCTGGAGATCGACGGCGAGACCGTCACCGAGGCCCGCTGCGGCATCGGCTACCTCCACACCGGCATCGAGAAGAACCTCGAATTCCGGAACTGGACGCAGGGCACGACCTTCGTGACCCGCATGGACTACCTGACCCCGTTCTTCAACGAGGCGGCCTACTGCCTCGGGGTGGAGAAGCTCCTCGGCATCGAGGACCAGATCCCCGACCGGGCCACCGTCCTGCGGGTGCTCCTGATGGAGCTCAACCGGATCTCCTCCCACCTGGTGTGCATCGCCACCGGCGGCATGGAGCTCGGCGCCACGACGATCATGATCTACGGCTTCCGCGACCGTGAACTCGTGCTCGACCTCTTCGAGCTGATCACCGGCCTGCGGATGAACCACGCGTTCATCCGGCCCGGCGGCCTCGCCCAGGACCTCCCGATGGGCGCGATCGACCGGCTCCGCGAGTTCGTGAAGACCATGAAGAAGAACCTGCCGGAGTACGACAAGCTCGCGACCGGCAACCCGATCTTCAAGGCCCGTATGCAGGACGTCGGATACCTCGACCTGACCGGCTGCATGGCGCTCGGCGCCACCGGCCCGATCCTCAGGTCCGCCGGCCTCCCGCACGACCTGCGCAAGACGGATCCGTACTGCGGCTACGAGACCTACGACTTCGACGTGCCCACCGCGGACACCTGCGACTCCTACGGCCGCTTCCTCATCCGGCTGGAGGAGATGCGGCAGTCGCTCCGGATCGTCGAGCAGTGCCTGGACCGGCTGGAGCCGGGCCCGGTCATGGTCGCCGACAAGAAGATCGCCTGGCCCGCGCAGCTCGCGCTCGGACCCGACGGCCTCGGCAACTCGCTCGACCACATCAAGAAGATCATGGGCACCTCCATGGAGGCCCTGATCCACCACTTCAAGCTGGTGACCGAGGGCTTCCGGGTCCCGGCCGGGCAGGCGTACACCGCCGTCGAGTCCCCTAAGGGCGAACTCGGCGTGCACGTCGTCTCGGACGGCGGCACGCGCCCCTTCCGGGTCCACTACCGCGACCCGTCCTTCACCAACCTCCAGGCCATGGCGGCGATGTGCGAGGGCGGCCAGGTCGCCGACGTCATCGTCGCCGTCGCGTCCATCGACCCCGTGATGGGAGGCGTCGACCGGTGA
- the nuoE gene encoding NADH-quinone oxidoreductase subunit NuoE: protein MPQLPAPAYPADVLARLEADAKEVIARYPGTRSALLPLLHLVQSEEGYVSRTGMAFCADQLGLTTAEVTAVATFYSMYRRRPSGDYQVGVCTNTLCAVMGGDAIFDRLKDHLGVGNDETTDDGKITLEHIECNAACDFAPVVMVNWEFFDNQTPESATKLVDDLIAGRTVEPTRGAPLCSYKETARILAGFPDQRPGAVEATGGAGAASLVGLRLARGEGVAQARVVGPRGESPQDSAPHDPSPTEHLSSHDAPQQTSASDPANPAGPTAEEGE from the coding sequence ATGCCGCAGCTCCCCGCCCCCGCCTACCCGGCCGACGTGCTCGCCCGGCTCGAAGCGGACGCGAAGGAGGTGATCGCCCGCTATCCCGGCACCCGTTCCGCGCTGCTCCCGCTGCTGCACCTGGTGCAGTCCGAGGAGGGGTACGTCTCGCGCACCGGCATGGCCTTCTGCGCCGACCAGCTCGGCCTCACCACCGCCGAGGTCACGGCCGTCGCCACCTTCTACTCGATGTACCGCCGCCGGCCGAGCGGCGACTACCAGGTCGGGGTGTGCACCAACACCCTCTGCGCGGTCATGGGCGGCGACGCCATCTTCGACCGGCTCAAGGACCACCTGGGCGTCGGCAACGACGAGACGACCGACGACGGCAAGATCACCCTCGAACACATCGAGTGCAACGCGGCCTGCGACTTCGCGCCCGTCGTGATGGTCAACTGGGAGTTCTTCGACAACCAGACGCCCGAGAGCGCCACGAAGCTCGTCGACGACCTGATCGCCGGCCGTACCGTCGAGCCCACCCGCGGTGCCCCGCTGTGCAGTTACAAGGAGACGGCGCGCATCCTGGCCGGCTTCCCCGACCAGCGCCCCGGCGCCGTCGAGGCCACCGGCGGTGCGGGCGCGGCGTCCCTGGTGGGGCTCAGGCTCGCCAGGGGCGAGGGCGTCGCGCAGGCACGGGTGGTCGGGCCGCGAGGCGAGTCCCCGCAGGACTCCGCCCCCCACGACCCCTCACCGACCGAGCACCTCAGCTCGCATGACGCGCCGCAGCAGACCTCGGCCTCCGACCCGGCGAACCCGGCCGGGCCCACCGCCGAGGAGGGGGAGTGA